One part of the Sphingobacterium sp. LZ7M1 genome encodes these proteins:
- a CDS encoding T9SS type A sorting domain-containing protein → MKLEFRKISHLAICSLCLLVGLGGTAQASNSEVSTPHYSSFSTLEPSSFDLIKAKEEDNDKLINNVKVFYNPISEQISVTFKLAKVNNITIKVMDALGNEVLSLHNGSLDAGMQNLSFDTQQKLSEGFYFVRVSGGSETIVKRISIRQ, encoded by the coding sequence ATGAAATTAGAATTTAGAAAAATATCACACCTTGCTATCTGTTCCCTATGCCTATTAGTCGGCTTAGGAGGCACTGCGCAGGCTTCTAATTCAGAAGTTTCAACCCCACATTATTCCAGTTTTTCAACACTTGAACCTTCTTCATTTGATTTGATTAAGGCGAAAGAAGAAGACAATGACAAGCTTATCAATAATGTTAAAGTCTTCTACAACCCTATCTCAGAACAAATCTCTGTAACTTTTAAGCTCGCAAAGGTAAATAATATTACGATAAAAGTAATGGATGCCCTTGGAAATGAAGTCTTAAGTCTACACAATGGTAGTTTAGATGCAGGGATGCAGAACTTAAGTTTTGATACCCAACAGAAACTTTCCGAAGGTTTTTACTTCGTAAGAGTGTCTGGGGGCTCAGAAACAATCGTTAAGCGTATTTCAATCAGACAATAA
- a CDS encoding KUP/HAK/KT family potassium transporter — MSGDHKQNLQRLSWTGLLISLGIIFGDIGTSPLYVFKAIFNKGEIQEIMIYGGLSCIFWTLTLQTTVKYVIITLNADNKGEGGILSLYSLVRKKAKWLIIPAIIGGSTLLADGMITPAITISSAVEGLAIKTPGFPTIPVVVLIISLLFIIQRFGTNIVGRVFGPLMFIWFTTIGVLGFSYLGHNPEIWKAINPYYAYQLLANYPNAWFIIGAIFLCTTGAEALYSDMGHCGKSNIRISWIYVKLMLIFNYFGQGAWLLEHVGTQIGEVNPFYAIMPDWFIIWGVTIATIAAVIASQAMISGSFTLIAEAVRLNIWPKVAIRYPSDHKGQIYVPSVNLILYLGCMLIILIFRESSNMEAAYGLAINLTFIMTTILMTVFMIRKRINPILIGLFASVYTVIELAFLVGNISKIAHGGWLTLLLALTLFIVMYSWYGARKIKNRFVKFVNIQDYYPILSELSEDKTVPQFSSHLVYLTSANNLTEVEAKITYSIINKKPKRADVYWLVHVDVMDNPHTREYKVTQLIPGKLIRIDFHLGFREEQKISLLFRKVVEDMVNKGEIDITSNYETLKKHNIPGDFNFVVLEKVISKTHFLKWNEKIILEIYKILKKFSLSEEKGFGLDSSFVTLERVPLTIPNTGEVKLTRL, encoded by the coding sequence ATGTCAGGAGATCATAAACAAAACCTACAGCGCCTAAGCTGGACAGGTTTATTAATCAGTCTAGGTATCATTTTCGGTGATATCGGTACTTCTCCCCTCTACGTTTTCAAAGCAATTTTTAACAAAGGTGAAATTCAAGAAATCATGATCTATGGCGGTCTATCGTGTATTTTTTGGACCCTTACCTTGCAGACCACCGTTAAATATGTCATCATTACCTTAAATGCGGACAACAAAGGTGAAGGCGGGATCCTATCCCTCTATTCCTTGGTCCGAAAGAAAGCGAAATGGTTGATCATTCCGGCCATCATCGGGGGTAGTACCCTGTTGGCCGACGGGATGATCACTCCTGCGATCACGATCTCATCAGCTGTTGAAGGATTAGCTATCAAAACCCCAGGTTTTCCGACCATACCAGTCGTTGTTCTCATCATTTCCCTGCTATTTATCATCCAACGTTTCGGAACGAATATCGTAGGTCGGGTCTTTGGACCATTAATGTTCATTTGGTTCACCACAATTGGGGTTTTAGGATTTTCATACTTAGGACATAATCCAGAAATCTGGAAAGCTATCAATCCATATTATGCCTATCAATTATTGGCCAACTATCCCAATGCTTGGTTCATCATAGGTGCAATTTTCCTATGTACCACGGGAGCTGAAGCGCTTTATTCAGATATGGGTCACTGTGGAAAATCAAATATCCGTATCAGTTGGATCTATGTGAAACTGATGTTGATATTCAACTATTTCGGTCAAGGAGCTTGGTTATTGGAGCATGTTGGAACCCAGATCGGTGAGGTCAATCCTTTCTATGCGATCATGCCAGATTGGTTCATTATATGGGGAGTAACCATTGCAACCATAGCGGCTGTAATTGCCAGTCAAGCCATGATTTCAGGATCTTTTACCTTGATTGCTGAGGCTGTACGACTAAATATTTGGCCTAAGGTTGCTATCCGATATCCAAGTGACCATAAAGGTCAGATCTATGTGCCTTCGGTAAACCTGATCCTATATCTGGGCTGTATGCTGATCATCCTGATCTTCAGGGAATCCAGCAATATGGAGGCAGCCTACGGTCTTGCCATTAACCTGACCTTCATCATGACGACCATCCTGATGACCGTATTCATGATCAGAAAACGCATCAACCCAATCCTGATTGGCTTATTCGCATCGGTTTACACTGTCATCGAACTAGCCTTTTTAGTGGGTAATATCAGTAAAATTGCACATGGTGGTTGGTTGACCCTATTGCTTGCATTAACCTTGTTCATAGTGATGTACAGCTGGTATGGTGCAAGGAAGATCAAGAACAGATTTGTCAAATTCGTCAATATCCAAGACTACTACCCTATCCTATCTGAACTTAGTGAGGACAAAACGGTCCCTCAGTTTTCATCTCACCTGGTTTATTTGACCAGTGCAAATAACCTAACGGAGGTAGAGGCTAAGATCACCTACTCAATCATCAACAAGAAGCCCAAACGTGCCGATGTGTATTGGTTGGTTCACGTTGATGTAATGGACAACCCACATACAAGGGAATATAAAGTCACCCAATTGATCCCTGGTAAGCTTATCCGGATAGACTTTCATTTAGGTTTCCGTGAGGAGCAGAAGATCAGTTTATTGTTCCGTAAGGTTGTGGAAGATATGGTAAACAAGGGTGAGATAGATATCACAAGTAATTACGAAACCTTGAAGAAACATAATATTCCAGGTGATTTCAACTTCGTAGTATTGGAAAAAGTGATTTCTAAGACCCACTTCTTGAAATGGAATGAAAAGATAATCCTTGAGATCTATAAGATCCTGAAGAAATTCAGTCTTTCCGAGGAGAAAGGATTTGGACTCGACAGTAGCTTCGTAACATTGGAGCGGGTGCCACTGACCATTCCAAACACGGGAGAAGTAAAACTTACTAGATTATAA
- a CDS encoding amino acid permease: MANRLFRKKSVDQILSDAEHGGSGLAKILGVRDLVSLGIAAIVGAGIFSTIGLASYNGGPAVSLLFVFVAFACVFTALSYAQFASTVPVSGSAYTYAYVAFGELFAWIIGWALVLEYAVSNMVVAISWSQYFVSMLEGFGIHLPKWMTMAPGYALDAHQKFLEVGIENLEKIDKVALQAYDTAPRILDIPIIFDMPAGLITFLVTWLVYIGIKESRKASNIMVLIKIGIILAVIIGGIFFVKPENWTPFAPNGLGGVMSGVAAVFFAFIGFDSISTTAEECKNPQRDLPKAMIYCLLICAVLYVAITLVLTGMVNYKELNVKDPLAYVFEYVGFDHMAGIISVTSVIAITSALLVFQLAQPRIWMTMSRDGLLWKKFATIHPKYKTPSFATIVTGIVVAVPALFFKMDFFVDLTSVGTFFAFILVCCGVLYMDHSGLSKRSKFRVPYVNGKYIVGIGLIIGLILAVKFSGESISDWMSMGSSAILLHKSLVIVFWLAWLVLSVLSFKYNFSLLPVIGILVNLYLMSELGASNWIIFILWLLGGLAIYFGYGYRNSKLRNIDTK; the protein is encoded by the coding sequence ATGGCTAATAGACTTTTCCGAAAGAAAAGCGTAGATCAAATTCTTTCAGACGCTGAACATGGTGGTTCTGGATTAGCAAAAATTTTAGGAGTTCGAGATTTAGTTTCCCTTGGTATTGCAGCCATCGTAGGGGCTGGTATTTTCAGTACCATAGGTTTGGCTAGCTACAATGGAGGACCGGCTGTTTCGCTGCTCTTCGTTTTTGTGGCTTTTGCCTGTGTGTTTACTGCTCTTTCCTATGCTCAGTTTGCGAGTACCGTACCGGTTTCCGGTAGTGCATATACCTATGCTTATGTGGCATTTGGTGAATTGTTTGCTTGGATAATTGGCTGGGCCCTGGTGCTCGAATATGCCGTATCCAATATGGTAGTGGCCATATCATGGTCGCAGTATTTTGTGTCCATGCTGGAAGGCTTTGGGATACATCTCCCCAAATGGATGACCATGGCGCCAGGTTATGCCCTAGATGCGCATCAGAAGTTCCTGGAAGTAGGGATAGAGAATTTGGAGAAAATCGATAAGGTTGCTCTGCAGGCCTATGACACTGCGCCAAGGATCTTGGATATCCCGATTATATTTGACATGCCTGCTGGATTGATCACTTTCCTGGTGACCTGGCTGGTGTATATCGGTATTAAAGAATCCCGGAAAGCCAGTAATATCATGGTGCTGATCAAGATCGGGATTATCCTCGCGGTGATTATCGGCGGTATTTTCTTTGTTAAACCGGAGAACTGGACTCCATTTGCCCCGAATGGTTTAGGAGGTGTAATGAGTGGGGTAGCAGCAGTATTCTTTGCTTTTATCGGTTTTGACTCCATTTCAACAACAGCAGAGGAGTGCAAGAACCCCCAAAGGGACCTTCCAAAAGCGATGATCTATTGTTTGTTGATCTGTGCGGTGCTTTACGTGGCGATCACACTTGTATTGACAGGAATGGTGAATTATAAGGAGTTGAATGTGAAGGATCCATTGGCATATGTATTCGAATACGTAGGCTTCGATCATATGGCCGGGATTATTTCGGTTACTTCCGTAATTGCGATTACGAGTGCTTTGCTTGTGTTCCAATTGGCTCAACCAAGGATCTGGATGACCATGAGTAGGGACGGGTTGTTATGGAAGAAGTTTGCAACTATTCACCCAAAATATAAAACGCCTTCTTTTGCAACGATCGTGACAGGTATCGTGGTGGCTGTCCCAGCATTGTTCTTCAAGATGGATTTCTTTGTCGATCTGACCTCTGTAGGTACTTTCTTCGCATTTATCCTAGTGTGTTGCGGGGTGTTGTATATGGATCATTCCGGCTTATCCAAACGTTCTAAGTTTAGAGTGCCATATGTCAATGGGAAATACATCGTAGGTATTGGGTTAATTATTGGCTTGATACTCGCTGTTAAGTTTAGTGGAGAGTCCATTTCAGATTGGATGAGTATGGGGTCCTCAGCGATTCTTTTGCATAAATCTTTAGTGATCGTATTTTGGTTGGCTTGGTTGGTGTTGAGTGTGTTGAGTTTTAAATATAACTTTTCATTACTGCCGGTCATTGGAATCTTGGTAAACCTTTACCTGATGTCTGAATTAGGGGCGAGTAACTGGATTATCTTTATCCTGTGGTTACTGGGTGGTTTAGCGATATATTTTGGTTATGGCTATAGAAACTCCAAGTTGAGAAATATCGACACAAAATAG
- the tyrS gene encoding tyrosine--tRNA ligase — protein sequence MNFVEELRWRGMLQDIMPGTEELLNKEQVAGYIGFDPTGDSLHVGHLTQIMTLIHFQHAGHKPVALVGGATGMIGDPSFKSAERNLLDEATLAHNVASLKHQLTKFLTFGEGETDAKMVNNFDWFKDFSFLDFIRDVGKLITVNYMMAKDSVKKRLEGENGLSFTEFSYQLIQGYDFYYLWKNQNCKIQMGGSDQWGNIVTGSEIVRRLEQGTVFGLTTQLIKKSDGQKFGKTESGAVWLDAKKTSPYKYYQFWLNASDDDAKNWIKIFTLKTKEEIDAIIAEHDAAPHLRIVQKALAKDITTRTHSELDYETAVKTSEFLFGNGDLSFLANLDHDAVLEVFDGVPQSNLERAKLAEGINILDLLVETQVFPSKGEARKMLQGGGVSLNREKLTDIELLVNTSNLINDKYLIAQRGKKNYYLITVA from the coding sequence ATGAACTTTGTAGAAGAACTACGCTGGAGAGGCATGCTTCAAGACATCATGCCAGGAACAGAAGAATTGTTAAACAAAGAACAAGTAGCGGGATATATCGGCTTCGACCCGACAGGCGATTCTCTACATGTTGGTCATTTAACTCAAATCATGACCCTGATCCACTTTCAACACGCAGGCCACAAACCTGTTGCCCTTGTTGGAGGTGCTACAGGTATGATCGGAGACCCTTCATTCAAATCAGCTGAACGTAATCTTCTTGATGAAGCTACGTTAGCTCACAATGTTGCATCCCTGAAACATCAATTGACCAAATTCTTAACATTTGGCGAAGGTGAAACAGATGCAAAAATGGTGAACAACTTCGATTGGTTCAAGGACTTCAGTTTCTTGGATTTCATCCGTGACGTTGGTAAGCTGATTACCGTGAATTATATGATGGCCAAAGATTCTGTAAAGAAACGTTTGGAAGGCGAAAACGGCCTTTCCTTCACTGAGTTCTCCTATCAATTAATTCAAGGTTATGACTTCTATTATCTTTGGAAAAACCAGAACTGCAAAATCCAAATGGGTGGTTCTGACCAATGGGGCAACATCGTTACAGGAAGTGAAATCGTTCGCAGATTAGAACAAGGGACTGTTTTCGGATTAACTACGCAATTGATCAAAAAGTCTGACGGACAGAAGTTCGGTAAGACAGAATCAGGGGCAGTATGGTTGGACGCTAAGAAAACCTCTCCTTATAAATATTATCAATTCTGGTTGAATGCTTCTGATGATGACGCTAAAAACTGGATCAAGATCTTCACCTTGAAAACCAAGGAAGAAATTGATGCCATTATCGCTGAACATGATGCAGCACCACACTTGAGAATTGTTCAAAAGGCATTAGCTAAGGACATCACAACACGTACGCACTCTGAACTAGACTACGAAACAGCGGTTAAGACTTCGGAATTCCTTTTTGGAAACGGAGACCTTTCTTTCCTAGCTAACTTAGACCATGATGCCGTACTTGAGGTATTCGATGGTGTTCCTCAATCCAACTTGGAAAGGGCAAAATTAGCCGAAGGCATCAACATCTTGGATCTACTGGTTGAAACACAGGTTTTCCCTTCCAAGGGTGAGGCTAGAAAAATGTTGCAAGGTGGTGGAGTTTCCTTGAACCGCGAGAAATTAACAGACATTGAATTGCTAGTAAACACCAGCAACCTAATCAATGACAAATACTTAATTGCTCAACGTGGTAAGAAAAACTACTACTTGATCACTGTAGCATAA
- a CDS encoding DUF4397 domain-containing protein, whose amino-acid sequence MFPRNKYLLPVLALCFTIFMQGCAKDDGVGPENLDSDSFSGIAAFNAIEGTSNLQLLIDGKLINKDDENFSTGGYLNHRTLFPGKRSLELKTIKGDVLYATEKVFQSPKIYSYFFYGTNKREPLVTEDDVIKPETGKMKVRLVNLVSDSKLKLDFQYLNSKVTHDMEDRVFGLNEYSSKEDFKFEISSTDRKYDNIEINLDGKDRAVFSIVLYSDQQENAEKREIKYKILEL is encoded by the coding sequence ATGTTTCCAAGAAATAAATATTTGCTGCCTGTATTAGCGCTTTGTTTTACGATTTTTATGCAAGGTTGTGCCAAGGATGATGGCGTTGGGCCAGAAAATCTGGACAGCGATAGTTTTTCAGGTATTGCTGCTTTCAATGCCATCGAAGGAACAAGTAACCTACAGCTTTTGATCGATGGGAAATTAATCAATAAGGACGACGAGAATTTTAGCACAGGAGGATACCTTAACCACCGTACTTTATTTCCAGGAAAAAGATCGTTGGAGCTGAAAACAATAAAGGGAGATGTTTTGTATGCCACAGAGAAAGTTTTTCAGAGTCCAAAAATTTACTCATACTTTTTTTATGGTACTAACAAAAGGGAACCGCTTGTAACAGAGGATGATGTGATTAAGCCTGAAACTGGTAAGATGAAAGTTAGGCTGGTAAACCTGGTGTCAGATTCTAAACTTAAATTGGACTTTCAATACCTGAATTCAAAAGTGACCCATGATATGGAGGATAGAGTCTTCGGATTGAATGAATACTCCTCAAAGGAAGATTTTAAGTTTGAAATCAGCTCCACCGACCGTAAATATGATAATATTGAAATAAATTTAGATGGAAAAGATCGCGCCGTTTTTTCGATCGTATTGTACTCCGATCAACAGGAAAATGCGGAAAAAAGGGAAATAAAATATAAAATATTGGAACTCTAA